In Bacteroidota bacterium, the following proteins share a genomic window:
- a CDS encoding membrane protein insertion efficiency factor YidD, whose protein sequence is MKYIFLALAISSAGLAKAQTEIEIAALQNAAPHVHVKVAKKYAVDKSKNELQTVFTGLFKFYKNFISSQDMNLCVFKPSCSEYGIMSVRKYGAIKGMLLTFDRMSRCNAFSPENYKIDYKTKFYIDHP, encoded by the coding sequence ATGAAATATATTTTTTTGGCACTCGCAATAAGTAGTGCAGGTTTGGCTAAAGCACAAACCGAAATTGAAATTGCAGCCTTACAAAATGCCGCACCTCATGTGCATGTAAAAGTTGCAAAAAAATATGCGGTAGATAAAAGCAAGAACGAACTGCAGACAGTGTTTACTGGTTTATTTAAATTTTATAAAAATTTCATTTCGTCACAGGATATGAATCTATGCGTTTTTAAACCATCCTGCTCAGAGTATGGAATAATGTCTGTTAGGAAATATGGCGCTATAAAAGGAATGTTATTAACGTTTGACCGAATGAGCCGTTGCAATGCCTTCAGCCCTGAAAATTATAAAATCGATTATAAAACCAAATTTTACATTGACCATCCTTAA